The following are encoded together in the Streptomyces tsukubensis genome:
- a CDS encoding MDR family NADP-dependent oxidoreductase: MKLEKWVVREHAEGVPEIGRVYEKVVEEVGITLRDDEMLLKTRYVSLDPFLNGLTQVTPLGQHAPGLSIMEVLDAGPDAPFRSGDLVEGFGGWRTHAVTDGKAYVWDTGQFHFDVPPFRRLSPELYDDALPITTALGVMGVAGLTAWGTMTKFFTVEPGDTVVVSGATGPIGSLVGQLAKRAGARVIGTTSTPEKAAYLTELGFDEVLLYRQGDEADGVHAVLSEAAPDGIDKYFDNMGGAFTDAVFTMLNRYSQVAVSWQWDTTVGGDSVGPRLLTHIMRPRTTIRGIYAQDWRTEEDLAALHDELGGMIRRGEIRYNQTVHQGFDSIPEAYQGLYVNRAASRGKLIVEV, encoded by the coding sequence ATGAAGCTTGAGAAATGGGTGGTACGGGAGCATGCCGAGGGCGTGCCCGAGATCGGCAGGGTCTACGAGAAGGTGGTCGAAGAGGTCGGCATCACCCTCAGGGACGACGAGATGCTGCTCAAGACCCGGTACGTGTCGCTGGACCCCTTCCTGAACGGGCTCACGCAGGTGACGCCCCTCGGCCAGCACGCGCCCGGCCTGTCCATCATGGAAGTGCTCGACGCCGGGCCGGACGCGCCCTTCAGGTCCGGCGATCTGGTGGAGGGGTTCGGCGGCTGGCGCACCCACGCCGTCACTGACGGCAAGGCCTACGTATGGGACACGGGGCAGTTCCACTTCGACGTCCCGCCCTTCCGCAGGCTGTCCCCCGAGCTCTACGACGACGCCCTGCCGATCACGACGGCACTGGGCGTCATGGGCGTGGCCGGGCTGACCGCCTGGGGGACCATGACGAAGTTCTTCACGGTCGAGCCCGGCGACACGGTCGTGGTCAGTGGTGCGACAGGCCCCATCGGATCCCTGGTCGGCCAGCTGGCCAAGCGTGCGGGTGCCCGCGTGATCGGCACGACGAGCACCCCGGAGAAGGCCGCGTATCTCACCGAACTCGGCTTCGACGAGGTCCTCCTCTACCGGCAGGGCGACGAGGCCGACGGGGTGCACGCGGTACTCAGCGAGGCCGCGCCCGACGGTATCGACAAGTACTTCGACAACATGGGCGGCGCCTTCACCGACGCGGTCTTCACCATGTTGAACCGGTACAGCCAGGTGGCGGTGTCGTGGCAGTGGGACACCACGGTCGGGGGAGACTCGGTGGGCCCGCGCCTGCTGACACACATCATGCGCCCGCGCACCACCATCCGTGGCATCTACGCCCAGGACTGGCGCACCGAGGAGGACTTGGCCGCCCTCCACGACGAACTGGGCGGGATGATCCGGCGCGGCGAGATCAGGTACAACCAGACAGTCCATCAGGGTTTCGACAGCATCCCCGAGGCGTACCAGGGCCTGTACGTGAACAGGGCGGCGAGCCGGGGGAAGTTGATTGTCGAGGTGTGA
- a CDS encoding cytochrome P450, whose translation MQTRPEPLAYPFEPGTGLELNPLYAELRERPLARVRMSYGDDAWLATRYADVKTVLSDARFSLAEAVGQNQPRTQATAWDQVGLTSLEPPEHTRLRGLLAKEFSARRVERLRVHAHEVADELLDRVVESGPSADLVEQFAIPLPTTLNCELLGVPREHSRIWAWVEANLFGAEPDQSGEGAAEFYSHMAELVELRRRKPGEDLLSSLLRACDRDGLITEDELLALVGDLLVAGFVTVAGQIATSVYHLLTRPEEVSRLRERPELIPRAAEELLRYVQLIDFTAPRYATEDVELGGVLVRAGEPVLAALAAANRDPAVFADADDLVLDRSGAAHLGFGHGAHFCVGAQLARLELQVALETVLRRLPGLRLAVPEDGPRWKTGGIVNGLHGLPVTFDTASGAQPQTTPAALARLSVQRTQTRHTHEA comes from the coding sequence ATGCAGACTCGGCCGGAGCCGCTGGCGTACCCCTTCGAGCCGGGCACCGGGCTCGAACTGAACCCCTTGTACGCGGAGTTGCGTGAGCGCCCGCTGGCCCGCGTGCGAATGTCCTACGGAGACGACGCCTGGCTGGCCACCCGCTACGCCGACGTGAAGACGGTGCTGTCGGACGCCCGCTTCAGCCTGGCGGAAGCCGTGGGACAGAACCAGCCGCGGACGCAGGCCACGGCCTGGGACCAGGTCGGACTGACGTCCCTGGAGCCGCCCGAGCACACGAGGTTGCGCGGCCTGCTGGCCAAGGAGTTCAGCGCGCGCCGGGTCGAACGGCTCCGCGTCCACGCACACGAGGTCGCCGACGAACTGCTCGACCGCGTGGTGGAGTCGGGGCCCTCGGCCGATCTGGTGGAGCAGTTCGCCATCCCGCTGCCCACGACACTCAACTGCGAGCTGCTCGGAGTGCCCCGCGAGCACAGCCGTATCTGGGCCTGGGTCGAGGCCAACCTGTTCGGTGCGGAGCCGGACCAGTCAGGAGAGGGAGCAGCCGAGTTCTACTCCCACATGGCGGAGCTGGTGGAGCTGCGGCGCCGGAAGCCGGGCGAGGACCTGCTCAGTTCCCTGCTGCGTGCCTGCGACAGGGACGGCCTGATCACCGAGGACGAACTGCTGGCCCTGGTGGGTGACCTTCTCGTCGCGGGCTTCGTGACGGTCGCAGGACAGATCGCGACCTCCGTCTATCATCTGCTGACCCGCCCCGAGGAAGTGTCGAGGCTCCGTGAGCGACCCGAGCTGATTCCCAGGGCCGCGGAGGAGCTGTTGCGGTACGTGCAGCTCATCGACTTCACCGCACCCCGCTACGCCACCGAGGACGTCGAGCTGGGCGGGGTCCTCGTCCGCGCGGGTGAACCCGTACTCGCGGCTCTCGCGGCTGCCAACAGGGACCCTGCCGTCTTTGCCGACGCCGACGATCTGGTCCTCGACCGGTCGGGGGCCGCACACCTCGGGTTCGGGCACGGTGCGCACTTCTGCGTCGGGGCCCAACTGGCCAGGCTGGAACTCCAGGTGGCCCTGGAGACGGTGTTGCGACGCCTGCCGGGGTTGCGGCTGGCCGTACCCGAGGACGGGCCGCGCTGGAAGACAGGGGGCATCGTCAACGGCCTCCATGGCCTGCCCGTCACCTTCGACACCGCGTCGGGCGCACAGCCGCAGACCACGCCCGCCGCCCTCGCGCGGCTCTCAGTCCAACGCACACAGACAAGGCACACGCATGAAGCTTGA
- a CDS encoding methyltransferase: protein MEALPNQMQIAWIAAGGCLSRALATAAGLGIADIMDGGPLPHRTLAERTGSDPDVMLRLMQVLAMGGVVESDEDGAFAMTEAFTALRADHPRSLRNFCILMGEMYDDAFGALPHTVRTGESGFRHVFGVPLYEYLETEPEAGRIFDGAMSELARPVVAALTERHDFSAVRTVVDVGGGDGTVLAGILARHPHLTGVCVDRTSVCARAEESLRAGPGHRAVGRVTFHPADIFEEVPAGGDRYLLKNVLHDWSPEMCVRVLTAIGRAMRRTIEAREPGLAPPRLLVLEPLLDREPDAAHVLFQMVMCGKDAGGLGESDVRRLLQRAGLVPVHVERLAGGHHVFECVPATEEAE, encoded by the coding sequence ATGGAAGCGCTACCGAACCAGATGCAGATCGCGTGGATCGCGGCGGGCGGCTGCCTTTCGAGAGCCCTCGCGACGGCCGCAGGACTCGGCATCGCCGACATCATGGACGGCGGCCCGCTCCCCCACCGCACCCTCGCGGAGCGCACCGGCTCGGATCCGGATGTCATGCTGCGGCTCATGCAGGTGCTGGCCATGGGCGGCGTCGTGGAGAGTGACGAGGACGGCGCCTTCGCGATGACCGAGGCGTTCACGGCGTTGCGCGCCGACCACCCCCGCTCCCTGCGCAACTTCTGCATCCTGATGGGCGAGATGTACGACGACGCCTTCGGCGCGCTGCCGCACACGGTCAGGACCGGCGAGTCCGGATTCCGGCACGTGTTCGGCGTACCGCTCTACGAATACCTGGAGACCGAGCCGGAGGCCGGACGGATCTTCGACGGAGCCATGTCCGAGCTGGCCAGGCCCGTGGTGGCGGCACTCACGGAGCGCCACGACTTCTCCGCCGTGCGGACAGTGGTGGATGTCGGTGGCGGCGACGGCACCGTGCTGGCCGGGATCCTTGCCCGGCATCCGCACCTGACGGGAGTGTGCGTCGACCGTACGAGCGTGTGCGCACGGGCCGAAGAGTCACTGCGCGCCGGCCCCGGCCACCGGGCCGTCGGGCGGGTCACCTTCCATCCAGCGGACATCTTCGAGGAGGTGCCGGCGGGCGGCGACAGGTACCTGCTGAAGAACGTCCTGCACGACTGGTCGCCGGAGATGTGCGTCCGTGTCCTCACCGCCATCGGCAGGGCGATGCGCCGCACCATCGAAGCGCGTGAGCCCGGCCTCGCCCCTCCCCGGCTGCTTGTGCTTGAGCCCCTGCTGGACCGGGAGCCCGACGCCGCCCATGTGCTCTTCCAGATGGTGATGTGCGGAAAGGACGCGGGAGGGCTGGGCGAGAGTGACGTACGCCGGCTCCTTCAGCGGGCAGGTCTGGTCCCCGTCCACGTCGAGCGGCTGGCCGGCGGACACCACGTCTTCGAGTGCGTGCCGGCCACCGAGGAAGCCGAGTGA
- a CDS encoding alpha/beta hydrolase-fold protein, translating into MRPAADTESPFARYGLAGGAGTDAFWEAARTPAFLSASDTDGGWMTLFLWRGSAATVDFESWSPPVPLRRWGATDCWYAEVRTPQRLRFTYQFVVDGVARSDPFNPAGAGGDRSVAATPDAPAQPHWPLVGADDVLPVPGTRLRWTSTRLGGRRTVRIHPAGGGGPVVLLLDGDDWLYLHPAVTAFDSAVASGEMEPVTLVFLPAKDREGEFGCEPGLWEAVRDELLPLVAEADVVADLDRLVVAGQSLGGLSAMYAALEHPDLVTRIACQSPSFWWTPEAPSRADPLGGPVGGTIAARLRERPDLSGLRAAFTVGEHEKRMLPHCEITEALAEQAGATVRVSRTASDHDRAGWRGALLTDVAWALG; encoded by the coding sequence ATGCGCCCCGCGGCCGACACGGAGAGCCCCTTCGCCCGGTACGGCCTGGCAGGCGGAGCCGGTACCGACGCGTTCTGGGAGGCGGCGCGGACACCCGCCTTTCTGTCCGCGAGCGACACCGACGGTGGCTGGATGACCCTGTTCCTGTGGCGCGGCTCGGCGGCGACCGTCGACTTCGAGAGCTGGTCCCCGCCGGTGCCTCTGCGCCGGTGGGGCGCGACCGACTGCTGGTACGCGGAGGTGCGCACGCCCCAACGGCTGCGCTTCACCTACCAGTTCGTCGTGGACGGCGTGGCCCGATCCGACCCGTTCAACCCGGCGGGCGCGGGCGGTGACCGGTCCGTCGCCGCGACCCCGGACGCCCCCGCCCAGCCGCACTGGCCCCTCGTCGGCGCCGACGACGTCCTTCCCGTCCCCGGCACCCGGCTCCGCTGGACCAGCACCCGGCTCGGCGGACGTCGCACCGTACGGATCCACCCGGCGGGCGGTGGCGGCCCTGTGGTGCTGCTGCTCGACGGGGACGACTGGCTGTACCTGCATCCCGCCGTGACCGCCTTCGACTCGGCCGTCGCCAGTGGCGAGATGGAGCCCGTCACCCTCGTCTTCCTCCCGGCCAAGGACAGAGAGGGCGAATTCGGGTGCGAACCCGGGCTCTGGGAGGCGGTCCGTGACGAACTGCTTCCGCTGGTGGCCGAGGCGGACGTCGTCGCCGACCTGGACAGGCTGGTGGTGGCCGGGCAGAGCCTCGGCGGGCTCAGCGCGATGTACGCGGCGCTCGAACACCCCGACCTGGTGACCAGGATCGCCTGCCAGTCCCCGTCGTTCTGGTGGACTCCCGAGGCGCCGAGCCGGGCGGACCCCCTCGGCGGTCCGGTCGGCGGCACCATCGCGGCGCGCCTGCGCGAGCGCCCCGACCTGTCCGGTCTGCGGGCCGCGTTCACCGTCGGGGAGCACGAGAAGCGCATGCTGCCCCACTGCGAGATCACCGAGGCCCTCGCCGAACAGGCCGGCGCGACGGTGCGGGTCTCACGGACGGCGTCGGACCACGACCGGGCCGGCTGGCGAGGCGCCCTGCTGACGGATGTCGCCTGGGCGCTCGGCTGA
- a CDS encoding MbtH family protein, whose product MSTNPFDDPEGRFLVLVNGEGQHSLWPSFAEVPGGWTVALGENSREVCLEFIEANWTDLRPRSLSASTES is encoded by the coding sequence ATGAGCACCAACCCGTTCGACGACCCCGAAGGCCGTTTCCTGGTCCTGGTGAACGGGGAGGGGCAGCACTCCCTCTGGCCGTCCTTCGCCGAGGTGCCCGGGGGATGGACGGTCGCCCTCGGTGAGAACTCACGAGAGGTGTGCCTGGAGTTCATCGAGGCCAACTGGACCGATCTGCGCCCCCGGTCCCTCTCGGCGTCAACGGAATCCTGA